The following coding sequences lie in one Colias croceus chromosome 1, ilColCroc2.1 genomic window:
- the LOC123694949 gene encoding septin-7 isoform X3 — protein MSSLSESPLTRSRNRPVLSRYRPVPANSSEELQSKRELFFKSESVSSGGVSATGLPNVAPPAPPLAPSSIKDALAKRSATLPEPQENNHLEANGTAPPNKLSSSASVDVGKSGPPQMPAPPIPTSAPPPAPLRSTENIIKKPDHPPVAPKPDIPKIEKPKTKELDGYVGFANLPNQVYRKAVKKGFEFTLMVVGETGLGKSTLINSLFLTDVYDKDKHPGPSLRVKKTVGVETSVVLLKENGVNLTLTIVDTPGFGDAVDNSNCWQPIIDFVESKYEEFLNAESRVTRQAAPPDTRVHCCLYFIAPSGHGLKPLDVEFMQRLGDKVNIIPVIAKADTMTPEECKDFKEQIMKEIAQHKIKIYDFPESTGEEGEAAEATKALRARVPYAVVGANTVIEQDGRRIRGRKYPWGIAEVENLEHCDFLALRNMVIRTHLQDLKDVTSSVHYENYRCRKLAGLSHDGIPHRINSNKNPLAQMEEEKREHDLKMKKMESEMEQVFDLKVREKRAKLKESEAELARRHEATRRALEAQARELEERQRALQAEQAAWERETGLSLDDLRRRSLEANSKE, from the exons TTGCAAAGTAAACGCGAGCTGTTCTTCAAGTCGGAATCGGTGAGCAGCGGCGGAGTGAGTGCAACGGGTCTGCCGAACGTTGCGCCGCCAGCTCCGCCGCTTGCGCCTTCCTCTATAAAGGACGCGCTCGCGAAGCGTTCAGCGACGCTACCCGAGCCCCAAGAGAACAACCACTTGGAGGCGAATGGGACTGCGCCTCCCAATAAATTGAGTTCAAGCGCGTCCGTGGACGTCGGGAAGAGCGGACCGCCACAGATGCCAGCGCCGCCGATACCCACCTCTGCACCACCACCTGCACCACTCAGAAGTACAGAAAACATCATCAAA AAACCAGATCATCCACCAGTTGCACCAAAACCGGACATACCTAAGATAGAAAAGCCTAAGACCAAAGAATTAGATGGATACGTCGGATTCGCAAATCTACCCAATCAAGTGTACAGAAAGGCTGTTAAAAAGGGATTCGAATTTACATTAATGGTCGTCG GTGAGACCGGTTTGGGCAAGTCGACGTTAATCAATTCGTTGTTTTTGACCGATGTGTACGATAAGGACAAGCACCCCGGGCCTTCGCTGCGGGTCAAGAAGACGGTCGGCGTCGAAACCAGTGTTGTGCTCCTTAAAGAGAATGGAGTAAACCTAACACTGACTATCGTGGACACACCTGGATTTGGAGATGCTGTTGATAACAGCAATTG CTGGCAACCCATTATCGATTTCGTGGAGTCGAAATACGAGGAGTTCTTGAACGCGGAGTCGCGGGTGACCCGTCAGGCGGCACCTCCAGACACGCGCGTACATTGCTGCCTGTACTTCATCGCGCCCAGCGGCCACGGGCTCAAACCGCTCGATGTAGAGTTCATGCAGCGCCTCGGCGATAAGGTCAACATCATACCCGTTATCGCGAAGGCGGATACTATGACGCCGGAGGAGTGCAAGGATTTCAAAGAACAG ATAATGAAAGAAATAGCCCAGCACAAGATCAAAATCTACGACTTCCCGGAGAGCACGGGCGAGGAGGGTGAAGCCGCAGAGGCGACGAAGGCGTTACGTGCCCGCGTGCCGTACGCGGTGGTTGGAGCCAACACGGTTATtgaacaagatggccgccggaTCCGGGGCCGCAAGTACCCGTGGGGTATCGCTGAGG TTGAGAACCTCGAGCACTGCGACTTCCTGGCGCTAAGGAACATGGTGATACGGACTCACCTCCAGGACCTGAAGGATGTGACCAGCTCAGTGCATTACGAGAACTACAGGTGTCGCAAGCTCGCTGGCCTCTCGCATGACGGCATCCCGCACAGGATCAACTCGAACAA GAATCCATTAGCTCAGATGGAAGAAGAAAAGAGAGAACACGACCTCAAGATGAAGAAAATGGAGAGTGAAATGGAACAG GTGTTCGATCTAAAAGTTCGCGAGAAGCGTGCCAAACTGAAGGAATCTGAAGCTGAACTGGCCCGACGGCACGAGGCCACGCGGCGCGCGCTCGAGGCGCAGGCGCGTGAGCTCGAGGAGCGTCAGCGTGCGCTACAGGCCGAACAGGCCGCGTGGGAACGTGAGACTGGGCTCTCGTTGGACGATCTGCGGCGTCGCTCGCTAGAGGCTAATAGCAAGGAGTGA
- the LOC123694949 gene encoding septin-7 isoform X2: protein MANRATANGTAHQTKLARCSSSVGDSGIDKTKVGWTSPREIWRNLSLRRKVELQSKRELFFKSESVSSGGVSATGLPNVAPPAPPLAPSSIKDALAKRSATLPEPQENNHLEANGTAPPNKLSSSASVDVGKSGPPQMPAPPIPTSAPPPAPLRSTENIIKKPDHPPVAPKPDIPKIEKPKTKELDGYVGFANLPNQVYRKAVKKGFEFTLMVVGETGLGKSTLINSLFLTDVYDKDKHPGPSLRVKKTVGVETSVVLLKENGVNLTLTIVDTPGFGDAVDNSNCWQPIIDFVESKYEEFLNAESRVTRQAAPPDTRVHCCLYFIAPSGHGLKPLDVEFMQRLGDKVNIIPVIAKADTMTPEECKDFKEQIMKEIAQHKIKIYDFPESTGEEGEAAEATKALRARVPYAVVGANTVIEQDGRRIRGRKYPWGIAEVENLEHCDFLALRNMVIRTHLQDLKDVTSSVHYENYRCRKLAGLSHDGIPHRINSNKNPLAQMEEEKREHDLKMKKMESEMEQVFDLKVREKRAKLKESEAELARRHEATRRALEAQARELEERQRALQAEQAAWERETGLSLDDLRRRSLEANSKE, encoded by the exons ATGGCTAATCGAGCAACGGCTAACGGCACTGCTCACCAAACCAAACTTGCTAGGTGTTCGAGCAGTGTCGGTGATAGCGGAATCGATAAAACCAAAGTTGGCTGGACCAGTCCTAGAGAGATATGGAGGAACTTATCACTCCGCAGGAAAGTCGAG TTGCAAAGTAAACGCGAGCTGTTCTTCAAGTCGGAATCGGTGAGCAGCGGCGGAGTGAGTGCAACGGGTCTGCCGAACGTTGCGCCGCCAGCTCCGCCGCTTGCGCCTTCCTCTATAAAGGACGCGCTCGCGAAGCGTTCAGCGACGCTACCCGAGCCCCAAGAGAACAACCACTTGGAGGCGAATGGGACTGCGCCTCCCAATAAATTGAGTTCAAGCGCGTCCGTGGACGTCGGGAAGAGCGGACCGCCACAGATGCCAGCGCCGCCGATACCCACCTCTGCACCACCACCTGCACCACTCAGAAGTACAGAAAACATCATCAAA AAACCAGATCATCCACCAGTTGCACCAAAACCGGACATACCTAAGATAGAAAAGCCTAAGACCAAAGAATTAGATGGATACGTCGGATTCGCAAATCTACCCAATCAAGTGTACAGAAAGGCTGTTAAAAAGGGATTCGAATTTACATTAATGGTCGTCG GTGAGACCGGTTTGGGCAAGTCGACGTTAATCAATTCGTTGTTTTTGACCGATGTGTACGATAAGGACAAGCACCCCGGGCCTTCGCTGCGGGTCAAGAAGACGGTCGGCGTCGAAACCAGTGTTGTGCTCCTTAAAGAGAATGGAGTAAACCTAACACTGACTATCGTGGACACACCTGGATTTGGAGATGCTGTTGATAACAGCAATTG CTGGCAACCCATTATCGATTTCGTGGAGTCGAAATACGAGGAGTTCTTGAACGCGGAGTCGCGGGTGACCCGTCAGGCGGCACCTCCAGACACGCGCGTACATTGCTGCCTGTACTTCATCGCGCCCAGCGGCCACGGGCTCAAACCGCTCGATGTAGAGTTCATGCAGCGCCTCGGCGATAAGGTCAACATCATACCCGTTATCGCGAAGGCGGATACTATGACGCCGGAGGAGTGCAAGGATTTCAAAGAACAG ATAATGAAAGAAATAGCCCAGCACAAGATCAAAATCTACGACTTCCCGGAGAGCACGGGCGAGGAGGGTGAAGCCGCAGAGGCGACGAAGGCGTTACGTGCCCGCGTGCCGTACGCGGTGGTTGGAGCCAACACGGTTATtgaacaagatggccgccggaTCCGGGGCCGCAAGTACCCGTGGGGTATCGCTGAGG TTGAGAACCTCGAGCACTGCGACTTCCTGGCGCTAAGGAACATGGTGATACGGACTCACCTCCAGGACCTGAAGGATGTGACCAGCTCAGTGCATTACGAGAACTACAGGTGTCGCAAGCTCGCTGGCCTCTCGCATGACGGCATCCCGCACAGGATCAACTCGAACAA GAATCCATTAGCTCAGATGGAAGAAGAAAAGAGAGAACACGACCTCAAGATGAAGAAAATGGAGAGTGAAATGGAACAG GTGTTCGATCTAAAAGTTCGCGAGAAGCGTGCCAAACTGAAGGAATCTGAAGCTGAACTGGCCCGACGGCACGAGGCCACGCGGCGCGCGCTCGAGGCGCAGGCGCGTGAGCTCGAGGAGCGTCAGCGTGCGCTACAGGCCGAACAGGCCGCGTGGGAACGTGAGACTGGGCTCTCGTTGGACGATCTGCGGCGTCGCTCGCTAGAGGCTAATAGCAAGGAGTGA
- the LOC123694949 gene encoding septin-7 isoform X6 has product MLLQSKRELFFKSESVSSGGVSATGLPNVAPPAPPLAPSSIKDALAKRSATLPEPQENNHLEANGTAPPNKLSSSASVDVGKSGPPQMPAPPIPTSAPPPAPLRSTENIIKKPDHPPVAPKPDIPKIEKPKTKELDGYVGFANLPNQVYRKAVKKGFEFTLMVVGETGLGKSTLINSLFLTDVYDKDKHPGPSLRVKKTVGVETSVVLLKENGVNLTLTIVDTPGFGDAVDNSNCWQPIIDFVESKYEEFLNAESRVTRQAAPPDTRVHCCLYFIAPSGHGLKPLDVEFMQRLGDKVNIIPVIAKADTMTPEECKDFKEQIMKEIAQHKIKIYDFPESTGEEGEAAEATKALRARVPYAVVGANTVIEQDGRRIRGRKYPWGIAEVENLEHCDFLALRNMVIRTHLQDLKDVTSSVHYENYRCRKLAGLSHDGIPHRINSNKNPLAQMEEEKREHDLKMKKMESEMEQVFDLKVREKRAKLKESEAELARRHEATRRALEAQARELEERQRALQAEQAAWERETGLSLDDLRRRSLEANSKE; this is encoded by the exons TTGCAAAGTAAACGCGAGCTGTTCTTCAAGTCGGAATCGGTGAGCAGCGGCGGAGTGAGTGCAACGGGTCTGCCGAACGTTGCGCCGCCAGCTCCGCCGCTTGCGCCTTCCTCTATAAAGGACGCGCTCGCGAAGCGTTCAGCGACGCTACCCGAGCCCCAAGAGAACAACCACTTGGAGGCGAATGGGACTGCGCCTCCCAATAAATTGAGTTCAAGCGCGTCCGTGGACGTCGGGAAGAGCGGACCGCCACAGATGCCAGCGCCGCCGATACCCACCTCTGCACCACCACCTGCACCACTCAGAAGTACAGAAAACATCATCAAA AAACCAGATCATCCACCAGTTGCACCAAAACCGGACATACCTAAGATAGAAAAGCCTAAGACCAAAGAATTAGATGGATACGTCGGATTCGCAAATCTACCCAATCAAGTGTACAGAAAGGCTGTTAAAAAGGGATTCGAATTTACATTAATGGTCGTCG GTGAGACCGGTTTGGGCAAGTCGACGTTAATCAATTCGTTGTTTTTGACCGATGTGTACGATAAGGACAAGCACCCCGGGCCTTCGCTGCGGGTCAAGAAGACGGTCGGCGTCGAAACCAGTGTTGTGCTCCTTAAAGAGAATGGAGTAAACCTAACACTGACTATCGTGGACACACCTGGATTTGGAGATGCTGTTGATAACAGCAATTG CTGGCAACCCATTATCGATTTCGTGGAGTCGAAATACGAGGAGTTCTTGAACGCGGAGTCGCGGGTGACCCGTCAGGCGGCACCTCCAGACACGCGCGTACATTGCTGCCTGTACTTCATCGCGCCCAGCGGCCACGGGCTCAAACCGCTCGATGTAGAGTTCATGCAGCGCCTCGGCGATAAGGTCAACATCATACCCGTTATCGCGAAGGCGGATACTATGACGCCGGAGGAGTGCAAGGATTTCAAAGAACAG ATAATGAAAGAAATAGCCCAGCACAAGATCAAAATCTACGACTTCCCGGAGAGCACGGGCGAGGAGGGTGAAGCCGCAGAGGCGACGAAGGCGTTACGTGCCCGCGTGCCGTACGCGGTGGTTGGAGCCAACACGGTTATtgaacaagatggccgccggaTCCGGGGCCGCAAGTACCCGTGGGGTATCGCTGAGG TTGAGAACCTCGAGCACTGCGACTTCCTGGCGCTAAGGAACATGGTGATACGGACTCACCTCCAGGACCTGAAGGATGTGACCAGCTCAGTGCATTACGAGAACTACAGGTGTCGCAAGCTCGCTGGCCTCTCGCATGACGGCATCCCGCACAGGATCAACTCGAACAA GAATCCATTAGCTCAGATGGAAGAAGAAAAGAGAGAACACGACCTCAAGATGAAGAAAATGGAGAGTGAAATGGAACAG GTGTTCGATCTAAAAGTTCGCGAGAAGCGTGCCAAACTGAAGGAATCTGAAGCTGAACTGGCCCGACGGCACGAGGCCACGCGGCGCGCGCTCGAGGCGCAGGCGCGTGAGCTCGAGGAGCGTCAGCGTGCGCTACAGGCCGAACAGGCCGCGTGGGAACGTGAGACTGGGCTCTCGTTGGACGATCTGCGGCGTCGCTCGCTAGAGGCTAATAGCAAGGAGTGA
- the LOC123694949 gene encoding septin-7 isoform X4 produces the protein MDITDTSDISPLQSKRELFFKSESVSSGGVSATGLPNVAPPAPPLAPSSIKDALAKRSATLPEPQENNHLEANGTAPPNKLSSSASVDVGKSGPPQMPAPPIPTSAPPPAPLRSTENIIKKPDHPPVAPKPDIPKIEKPKTKELDGYVGFANLPNQVYRKAVKKGFEFTLMVVGETGLGKSTLINSLFLTDVYDKDKHPGPSLRVKKTVGVETSVVLLKENGVNLTLTIVDTPGFGDAVDNSNCWQPIIDFVESKYEEFLNAESRVTRQAAPPDTRVHCCLYFIAPSGHGLKPLDVEFMQRLGDKVNIIPVIAKADTMTPEECKDFKEQIMKEIAQHKIKIYDFPESTGEEGEAAEATKALRARVPYAVVGANTVIEQDGRRIRGRKYPWGIAEVENLEHCDFLALRNMVIRTHLQDLKDVTSSVHYENYRCRKLAGLSHDGIPHRINSNKNPLAQMEEEKREHDLKMKKMESEMEQVFDLKVREKRAKLKESEAELARRHEATRRALEAQARELEERQRALQAEQAAWERETGLSLDDLRRRSLEANSKE, from the exons TTGCAAAGTAAACGCGAGCTGTTCTTCAAGTCGGAATCGGTGAGCAGCGGCGGAGTGAGTGCAACGGGTCTGCCGAACGTTGCGCCGCCAGCTCCGCCGCTTGCGCCTTCCTCTATAAAGGACGCGCTCGCGAAGCGTTCAGCGACGCTACCCGAGCCCCAAGAGAACAACCACTTGGAGGCGAATGGGACTGCGCCTCCCAATAAATTGAGTTCAAGCGCGTCCGTGGACGTCGGGAAGAGCGGACCGCCACAGATGCCAGCGCCGCCGATACCCACCTCTGCACCACCACCTGCACCACTCAGAAGTACAGAAAACATCATCAAA AAACCAGATCATCCACCAGTTGCACCAAAACCGGACATACCTAAGATAGAAAAGCCTAAGACCAAAGAATTAGATGGATACGTCGGATTCGCAAATCTACCCAATCAAGTGTACAGAAAGGCTGTTAAAAAGGGATTCGAATTTACATTAATGGTCGTCG GTGAGACCGGTTTGGGCAAGTCGACGTTAATCAATTCGTTGTTTTTGACCGATGTGTACGATAAGGACAAGCACCCCGGGCCTTCGCTGCGGGTCAAGAAGACGGTCGGCGTCGAAACCAGTGTTGTGCTCCTTAAAGAGAATGGAGTAAACCTAACACTGACTATCGTGGACACACCTGGATTTGGAGATGCTGTTGATAACAGCAATTG CTGGCAACCCATTATCGATTTCGTGGAGTCGAAATACGAGGAGTTCTTGAACGCGGAGTCGCGGGTGACCCGTCAGGCGGCACCTCCAGACACGCGCGTACATTGCTGCCTGTACTTCATCGCGCCCAGCGGCCACGGGCTCAAACCGCTCGATGTAGAGTTCATGCAGCGCCTCGGCGATAAGGTCAACATCATACCCGTTATCGCGAAGGCGGATACTATGACGCCGGAGGAGTGCAAGGATTTCAAAGAACAG ATAATGAAAGAAATAGCCCAGCACAAGATCAAAATCTACGACTTCCCGGAGAGCACGGGCGAGGAGGGTGAAGCCGCAGAGGCGACGAAGGCGTTACGTGCCCGCGTGCCGTACGCGGTGGTTGGAGCCAACACGGTTATtgaacaagatggccgccggaTCCGGGGCCGCAAGTACCCGTGGGGTATCGCTGAGG TTGAGAACCTCGAGCACTGCGACTTCCTGGCGCTAAGGAACATGGTGATACGGACTCACCTCCAGGACCTGAAGGATGTGACCAGCTCAGTGCATTACGAGAACTACAGGTGTCGCAAGCTCGCTGGCCTCTCGCATGACGGCATCCCGCACAGGATCAACTCGAACAA GAATCCATTAGCTCAGATGGAAGAAGAAAAGAGAGAACACGACCTCAAGATGAAGAAAATGGAGAGTGAAATGGAACAG GTGTTCGATCTAAAAGTTCGCGAGAAGCGTGCCAAACTGAAGGAATCTGAAGCTGAACTGGCCCGACGGCACGAGGCCACGCGGCGCGCGCTCGAGGCGCAGGCGCGTGAGCTCGAGGAGCGTCAGCGTGCGCTACAGGCCGAACAGGCCGCGTGGGAACGTGAGACTGGGCTCTCGTTGGACGATCTGCGGCGTCGCTCGCTAGAGGCTAATAGCAAGGAGTGA
- the LOC123694949 gene encoding septin-7 isoform X5 — translation MQRSALQSKRELFFKSESVSSGGVSATGLPNVAPPAPPLAPSSIKDALAKRSATLPEPQENNHLEANGTAPPNKLSSSASVDVGKSGPPQMPAPPIPTSAPPPAPLRSTENIIKKPDHPPVAPKPDIPKIEKPKTKELDGYVGFANLPNQVYRKAVKKGFEFTLMVVGETGLGKSTLINSLFLTDVYDKDKHPGPSLRVKKTVGVETSVVLLKENGVNLTLTIVDTPGFGDAVDNSNCWQPIIDFVESKYEEFLNAESRVTRQAAPPDTRVHCCLYFIAPSGHGLKPLDVEFMQRLGDKVNIIPVIAKADTMTPEECKDFKEQIMKEIAQHKIKIYDFPESTGEEGEAAEATKALRARVPYAVVGANTVIEQDGRRIRGRKYPWGIAEVENLEHCDFLALRNMVIRTHLQDLKDVTSSVHYENYRCRKLAGLSHDGIPHRINSNKNPLAQMEEEKREHDLKMKKMESEMEQVFDLKVREKRAKLKESEAELARRHEATRRALEAQARELEERQRALQAEQAAWERETGLSLDDLRRRSLEANSKE, via the exons TTGCAAAGTAAACGCGAGCTGTTCTTCAAGTCGGAATCGGTGAGCAGCGGCGGAGTGAGTGCAACGGGTCTGCCGAACGTTGCGCCGCCAGCTCCGCCGCTTGCGCCTTCCTCTATAAAGGACGCGCTCGCGAAGCGTTCAGCGACGCTACCCGAGCCCCAAGAGAACAACCACTTGGAGGCGAATGGGACTGCGCCTCCCAATAAATTGAGTTCAAGCGCGTCCGTGGACGTCGGGAAGAGCGGACCGCCACAGATGCCAGCGCCGCCGATACCCACCTCTGCACCACCACCTGCACCACTCAGAAGTACAGAAAACATCATCAAA AAACCAGATCATCCACCAGTTGCACCAAAACCGGACATACCTAAGATAGAAAAGCCTAAGACCAAAGAATTAGATGGATACGTCGGATTCGCAAATCTACCCAATCAAGTGTACAGAAAGGCTGTTAAAAAGGGATTCGAATTTACATTAATGGTCGTCG GTGAGACCGGTTTGGGCAAGTCGACGTTAATCAATTCGTTGTTTTTGACCGATGTGTACGATAAGGACAAGCACCCCGGGCCTTCGCTGCGGGTCAAGAAGACGGTCGGCGTCGAAACCAGTGTTGTGCTCCTTAAAGAGAATGGAGTAAACCTAACACTGACTATCGTGGACACACCTGGATTTGGAGATGCTGTTGATAACAGCAATTG CTGGCAACCCATTATCGATTTCGTGGAGTCGAAATACGAGGAGTTCTTGAACGCGGAGTCGCGGGTGACCCGTCAGGCGGCACCTCCAGACACGCGCGTACATTGCTGCCTGTACTTCATCGCGCCCAGCGGCCACGGGCTCAAACCGCTCGATGTAGAGTTCATGCAGCGCCTCGGCGATAAGGTCAACATCATACCCGTTATCGCGAAGGCGGATACTATGACGCCGGAGGAGTGCAAGGATTTCAAAGAACAG ATAATGAAAGAAATAGCCCAGCACAAGATCAAAATCTACGACTTCCCGGAGAGCACGGGCGAGGAGGGTGAAGCCGCAGAGGCGACGAAGGCGTTACGTGCCCGCGTGCCGTACGCGGTGGTTGGAGCCAACACGGTTATtgaacaagatggccgccggaTCCGGGGCCGCAAGTACCCGTGGGGTATCGCTGAGG TTGAGAACCTCGAGCACTGCGACTTCCTGGCGCTAAGGAACATGGTGATACGGACTCACCTCCAGGACCTGAAGGATGTGACCAGCTCAGTGCATTACGAGAACTACAGGTGTCGCAAGCTCGCTGGCCTCTCGCATGACGGCATCCCGCACAGGATCAACTCGAACAA GAATCCATTAGCTCAGATGGAAGAAGAAAAGAGAGAACACGACCTCAAGATGAAGAAAATGGAGAGTGAAATGGAACAG GTGTTCGATCTAAAAGTTCGCGAGAAGCGTGCCAAACTGAAGGAATCTGAAGCTGAACTGGCCCGACGGCACGAGGCCACGCGGCGCGCGCTCGAGGCGCAGGCGCGTGAGCTCGAGGAGCGTCAGCGTGCGCTACAGGCCGAACAGGCCGCGTGGGAACGTGAGACTGGGCTCTCGTTGGACGATCTGCGGCGTCGCTCGCTAGAGGCTAATAGCAAGGAGTGA
- the LOC123694949 gene encoding septin-7 isoform X7 produces the protein MPAPPIPTSAPPPAPLRSTENIIKKPDHPPVAPKPDIPKIEKPKTKELDGYVGFANLPNQVYRKAVKKGFEFTLMVVGETGLGKSTLINSLFLTDVYDKDKHPGPSLRVKKTVGVETSVVLLKENGVNLTLTIVDTPGFGDAVDNSNCWQPIIDFVESKYEEFLNAESRVTRQAAPPDTRVHCCLYFIAPSGHGLKPLDVEFMQRLGDKVNIIPVIAKADTMTPEECKDFKEQIMKEIAQHKIKIYDFPESTGEEGEAAEATKALRARVPYAVVGANTVIEQDGRRIRGRKYPWGIAEVENLEHCDFLALRNMVIRTHLQDLKDVTSSVHYENYRCRKLAGLSHDGIPHRINSNKNPLAQMEEEKREHDLKMKKMESEMEQVFDLKVREKRAKLKESEAELARRHEATRRALEAQARELEERQRALQAEQAAWERETGLSLDDLRRRSLEANSKE, from the exons ATGCCAGCGCCGCCGATACCCACCTCTGCACCACCACCTGCACCACTCAGAAGTACAGAAAACATCATCAAA AAACCAGATCATCCACCAGTTGCACCAAAACCGGACATACCTAAGATAGAAAAGCCTAAGACCAAAGAATTAGATGGATACGTCGGATTCGCAAATCTACCCAATCAAGTGTACAGAAAGGCTGTTAAAAAGGGATTCGAATTTACATTAATGGTCGTCG GTGAGACCGGTTTGGGCAAGTCGACGTTAATCAATTCGTTGTTTTTGACCGATGTGTACGATAAGGACAAGCACCCCGGGCCTTCGCTGCGGGTCAAGAAGACGGTCGGCGTCGAAACCAGTGTTGTGCTCCTTAAAGAGAATGGAGTAAACCTAACACTGACTATCGTGGACACACCTGGATTTGGAGATGCTGTTGATAACAGCAATTG CTGGCAACCCATTATCGATTTCGTGGAGTCGAAATACGAGGAGTTCTTGAACGCGGAGTCGCGGGTGACCCGTCAGGCGGCACCTCCAGACACGCGCGTACATTGCTGCCTGTACTTCATCGCGCCCAGCGGCCACGGGCTCAAACCGCTCGATGTAGAGTTCATGCAGCGCCTCGGCGATAAGGTCAACATCATACCCGTTATCGCGAAGGCGGATACTATGACGCCGGAGGAGTGCAAGGATTTCAAAGAACAG ATAATGAAAGAAATAGCCCAGCACAAGATCAAAATCTACGACTTCCCGGAGAGCACGGGCGAGGAGGGTGAAGCCGCAGAGGCGACGAAGGCGTTACGTGCCCGCGTGCCGTACGCGGTGGTTGGAGCCAACACGGTTATtgaacaagatggccgccggaTCCGGGGCCGCAAGTACCCGTGGGGTATCGCTGAGG TTGAGAACCTCGAGCACTGCGACTTCCTGGCGCTAAGGAACATGGTGATACGGACTCACCTCCAGGACCTGAAGGATGTGACCAGCTCAGTGCATTACGAGAACTACAGGTGTCGCAAGCTCGCTGGCCTCTCGCATGACGGCATCCCGCACAGGATCAACTCGAACAA GAATCCATTAGCTCAGATGGAAGAAGAAAAGAGAGAACACGACCTCAAGATGAAGAAAATGGAGAGTGAAATGGAACAG GTGTTCGATCTAAAAGTTCGCGAGAAGCGTGCCAAACTGAAGGAATCTGAAGCTGAACTGGCCCGACGGCACGAGGCCACGCGGCGCGCGCTCGAGGCGCAGGCGCGTGAGCTCGAGGAGCGTCAGCGTGCGCTACAGGCCGAACAGGCCGCGTGGGAACGTGAGACTGGGCTCTCGTTGGACGATCTGCGGCGTCGCTCGCTAGAGGCTAATAGCAAGGAGTGA